A stretch of DNA from Mesomycoplasma lagogenitalium:
CTTTTGCCATAGTTTCATCACCTTTGGCATATTCGTATTCACCTTTTTCATTTTGAAATAAAATTAAAGCATTGTAATTGGCTCAATCACCATATTTTCCATTCGCTTGTTTTTTGAGCTCGGAAATTACATTTTTTCCTACTTCATCTTGATTTGAAACATAAAAATTATCATTAGTTTTTTTCTTTACTATAACTTCTTTTCCTTCGCTATTTGTTTCTTTTCTAAATACAACAGCATTTGGAGAAATAGCATCTGAAGAGTTATAAAATTCTATTCCTGCTCCTGTATGAACTGAAGATTTAATAACAAAGGACTGAATACACCCTGTTAATGATGTTCCGAATATAAATGCATAAATAAAAATTTTAAATCATTTTCATATTTTTGCAAAAACACCCTTTTGCTCATTTGGGTTTTCTTTACCTTTGAAGAAGTCATAGGATTTGGGCTTTTTAGTTTTTTTCTCCACTTCCTAACCTCCTAAAAATTTTAATAATCTCGTTTTCTTTTTCTTGAAAGGAGAGATTCAGAAATCCTTTCCTTAAAATTAAAACTATTTGAAATTTAATTTCTTTGTAATTAATTTTATTTAATATTGACTTAATTTGTCTTCTGTAATAATTTCTTTTTACAGCATTTGAAAATTTTTTAGGAACGGAAATACCAATTTGAAAAATATTAAATGATTTATAATACAAAATCAAACTTTTAGTAACTATTTGTTTTTTGTTGTTAATAACATCCTGAAATTCTCAATTTTTTTTAAGTCTATTTTCTTTTTTCATTTTAAATTTCTAATTAAGCTTCAGAAACGGTTAATCTATTTCTGCCTTTTGCTCTTCTGC
This window harbors:
- the rnpA gene encoding ribonuclease P protein component, producing MKKENRLKKNWEFQDVINNKKQIVTKSLILYYKSFNIFQIGISVPKKFSNAVKRNYYRRQIKSILNKINYKEIKFQIVLILRKGFLNLSFQEKENEIIKIFRRLGSGEKN